The Cannabis sativa cultivar Pink pepper isolate KNU-18-1 unplaced genomic scaffold, ASM2916894v1 Contig3, whole genome shotgun sequence genome window below encodes:
- the LOC115710511 gene encoding putative pectinesterase 63 — MAFKLHYYLPLTLFLVSFIAHVAVVQSASSSPSKWSSKQREAADYDKWLSWNLENYRTQTTMVSELRSSRNRSGGSGGARESTKEGVSGVVDEALKKAEMNKMNISVGQDGTADFTTITEALNSIPPPNTRRVILTIKPGVYREKITIPKSLPFITLLGDGDEPPLITGNDTASVTGKDGKPLRTFQSATVAVEANYFIAINLKVENTAPHEVGSRKGQAVAMRISGTKAAFYNCSFYGSQDTLYDHKGLHYFHNCFIQGSVDFIFGYGRSLYDGCYLNSTAKKVAWATAQKRSITSLESGFSFKDSVVTGSGHLYLGRAWGDYSRVVFSYTFMDNIVIPQGWSDWGDQKRDQKVYYGEYKCSGPGANLAGRVRWARMLTDEEAKPFIGTYYVQGDNWLIPS; from the exons ATGGCTTTCAAACTCCATTATTATTTACCACTCACTTTGTTCTTGGTCTCTTTTATCGCTCATGTAGCTGTAGTCCAGTCTGCTTCTTCTTCACCTTCAAAATGGAGCTCAAAGCAAAGAGAAGCAGCAGACTACGACAAGTGGTTGTCTTGGAACTTAGAAAATTATCGAACGCAAACTACGATGGTTTCCGAATTAAGAAGCAGCCGGAATAGATCAGGCGGTTCCGGCGGGGCGAGGGAATCAACCAAGGAGGGAGTGAGCGGAGTAGTAGATGAAGCTTTAAAGAAGGCTGAGATGAACAAAATGAATATAAGCGTGGGCCAAGATGGAACCGCTGATTTCACTACTATCACCGAAGCCCTCAACTCCATTCCCCCTCCCAACACCAGGAGAGTCATTTTGACTATCAAACCAGGTGTTTATAG GGAAAAAATAACGATTCCAAAAAGTTTGCCGTTTATTACACTGTTGGGCGACGGTGATGAGCCCCCACTGATTACTGGAAACGACACCGCATCTGTCACTGGAAAAGATGGGAAACCTTTGAGGACGTTTCAGAGTGCAACGGTTGCCGTCGAAGCTAACTACTTCATCGCCATCAACCTCAAAGTTGAG aacacggcTCCACATGAGGTTGGGTCGCGGAAAGGACAAGCGGTGGCGATGAGGATATCAGGAACGAAGGCTGCATTTTACAACTGCAGCTTTTATGGAAGCCAAGACACTCTGTACGATCACAAGGGCCTTCACTACTTCCACAACTGCTTCATCCAAGGCTCCGTCGACTTCATTTTTGGGTACGGCAGATCCTTATACGACGGCTGTTATCTCAACTCAACCGCCAAGAAAGTGGCCTGGGCGACAGCCCAGAAGAGGAGCATTACATCCTTAGAAAGTGGGTTTTCCTTTAAAGACAGTGTGGTCACTGGGAGTGGGCACTTGTACCTTGGAAGAGCTTGGGGTGACTATTCCAGGGTTGTCTTCTCTTACACTTTTATGGATAACATTGTTATTCCTCAAGGATGGAGTGACTGGGGTGACCAAAAGAGAGATCA AAAAGTGTATTACGGTGAATACAAGTGCAGTGGACCAGGAGCCAACTTGGCCGGTAGAGTTCGATGGGCTCGAATGCTGACAGATGAAGAGGCTAAACCTTTCATTGGGACCTACTACGTCCAAGGGGACAATTGGCTTATTCCATCTTAA
- the LOC115704443 gene encoding gibberellin 2-beta-dioxygenase 2, with translation MGVPPVVMRSTKKTKAVGIPTVDLSKQGDRSSTLMVSEAIVRACEEYGFFKVVNHGVSKHVISRLEEEGNGFFAKTSAEKRRAGPAAPFGYGSKTIGPNGDIGDLEYLLLHTNPLSISHTIKSISNDPTSFSYAVIDYTEAVRELACDILDLVGEGLWISDKFSFSRLIRDVESDSLLRLNHYPPVTVKDRDPSSFNQYPPGNATTNPIGFGEHSDPQILTILRSNDVEGLQISLHDDHGDGFWLSVPPDPNNFYVFVGDALQALTNGRLKSVRHRALVNTAKPRMSMMYFGAPPMNAWISPLPELVSSEKPSLYKPFTWAQYKKAAYSLRLGDSRLDLFKNNHSDMLPSSPGRLLLP, from the exons ATGGGTGTTCCACCAGTTGTGATGAGGTCGACGAAAAAGACGAAGGCCGTTGGGATTCCGACGGTTGATCTGTCGAAGCAGGGTGACAGGTCATCAACATTAATGGTTTCGGAAGCCATAGTGAGAGCATGTGAGGAATATGGTTTCTTCAAGGTGGTGAACCACGGCGTCTCCAAACATGTCATTTCTAGATTGGAAGAAGAAGGGAATGGCTTCTTTGCCAAAACCTCAGCCGAGAAAAGAAGAGCCGGCCCAGCTGCTCCTTTCGGCTATGGCTCCAAAACCATTGGCCCAAATGGCGACATCGGCGACCTCGAATATCTTCTCCTTCATACTAATCCTCTCTCCATTTCTCACACAATCAAATCCATCTCCAATGACCCAACCTCATTCAG TTATGCGGTGATTGATTATACGGAAGCAGTAAGGGAGTTGGCTTGTGATATTCTTGATCTAGTGGGTGAGGGCCTATGGATATCCGACAAGTTCAGCTTTAGCAGGCTAATCAGAGACGTTGAGAGTGACTCACTGCTTAGGCTCAATCACTATCCACCTGTGACTGTAAAGGATCGGGACCCATCTTCCTTCAACCAATACCCACCCGGTAATGCTACTACTAACCCTATTGGATTTGGAGAGCATTCTGACCCTCAGATCTTGACCATCTTGAGATCCAACGACGTGGAAGGCCTCCAGATCTCCTTGCATGATGATCATGGTGATGGCTTCTGGCTCTCTGTTCCTCCTGACCCCAATAACTTCTATGTCTTCGTTGGTGATGCCTTACAG GCTTTGACGAATGGGAGACTAAAGAGCGTAAGACATAGGGCACTAGTGAACACAGCAAAACCAAGAATGTCGATGATGTACTTTGGGGCACCACCTATGAATGCATGGATCTCACCACTACCTGAGTTGGTCTCTTCAGAAAAGCCCAGTCTATATAAGCCCTTTACTTGGGCCCAATACAAGAAAGCTGCGTACTCTCTACGATTAGGGGATTCTCGTCTTGACCTGTTCAAGAATAATCATTCAGATATGTTACCTTCATCCCCAGGAAGACTATTACTCCCATAA